A genome region from Arachis duranensis cultivar V14167 chromosome 6, aradu.V14167.gnm2.J7QH, whole genome shotgun sequence includes the following:
- the LOC107491742 gene encoding tyrosine--tRNA ligase, chloroplastic/mitochondrial, with amino-acid sequence MAYISASTRTILFLSRSTTKLSLFPFKPSFSSLTLHFTRTKCTLQHQPQTLLRRNIIEVLEERGLLDSTTNDSALRSSAAANSPPLKVYCGFDPTAESLHLGNLLGIIVLSWFRRCGHQPVALIGGATARVGDPSGKSLERPELDVATLERNTAGISQTIKQILGRSLNSNLEGSKVVILNNYDWWKEFSLLDFLKNVGKYARVGSMIAKESVRKRLESEQGMSYTELTYQLLQGYDFLYLFQNEGVNVQIGGSDQWGNITAGTELIRKILQVEGAYGLTFPLLLKSDGTKFGKSEDGAIWLSPAMLSPYKFYQYFFTVPDADVIRFLKILTFLDIEEIAALEGEMKKPGYVPNTAQRRLAEEVTRFVHGDEGLTEALKATEALRPGSETKLDWKTIEGIAEGVPSCSLAYDSVLNLSLVDLSVSSGLFESKSAARRLLKQGGLYLNNNRVDSENKRIEEADIVDGKVLLISAGKKNKVLVRIA; translated from the coding sequence ATGGCTTACATCTCTGCTTCGACAAGAACCATCCTCTTCTTATCTCGTTCAACCACCAAACTCTCCCTTTTCCCTTTCAAACCCTCTTTCTCTTCCCTCACTCTCCATTTCACCAGAACTAAATGCACTCTCCAACACCAACCTCAAACTCTGCTTCGCCGCAACATCATCGAAGTCCTCGAAGAGCGCGGCCTCCTCGACTCCACCACCAACGACTCCGCCCTCAGATCCTCCGCCGCCGCTAATTCCCCGCCTTTGAAGGTTTACTGCGGCTTCGACCCCACTGCAGAGAGCCTCCACCTCGGCAACCTCCTCGGAATCATCGTCCTCTCCTGGTTCCGCCGCTGCGGCCACCAACCCGTTGCCCTCATCGGCGGCGCCACCGCCCGCGTCGGCGACCCCTCCGGCAAGTCACTGGAGCGGCCGGAGCTCGACGTTGCCACACTAGAGAGGAACACGGCAGGTATATCCCAAACTATCAAACAAATTCTAGGTCGCTCTCTGAATTCGAACTTGGAAGGTTCTAAGGTTGTGATTTTGAATAACTATGACTGGTGGAAAGAGTTTAGTTTGTTAGATTTTTTGAAGAATGTTGGTAAGTATGCTAGGGTTGGGTCTATGATAGCTAAGGAGAGTGTTAGGAAGAGATTGGAATCTGAACAAGGAATGAGTTATACTGAACTCACCTACCAGTTGTTGCAGGGATATGATTTCTTGTACTTGTTTCAGAATGAGGGTGTGAATGTTCAGATTGGGGGGAGTGATCAGTGGGGGAATATAACTGCTGGGACTGAGTTGATTCGGAAGATCTTGCAGGTCGAGGGCGCTTATGGACTTACATTCCCTCTTTTGTTGAAGAGTGATGGTACTAAGTTTGGAAAATCGGAGGATGGCGCGATTTGGCTTTCACCTGCGATGTTGTCACCTTACAAATTTTATCAGTATTTTTTCACGGTTCCAGATGCAGATGTTATTAGGTTTTTGAAGATTCTCACGTTTTTGGATATTGAGGAGATAGCTGCATTGGAAGGGGAGATGAAGAAACCGGGTTATGTGCCTAATACTGCTCAGCGCAGACTTGCTGAGGAAGTTACAAGGTTTGTTCACGGGGATGAGGGTTTGACTGAGGCACTTAAGGCTACAGAAGCATTGCGGCCTGGATCTGAGACAAAGTTGGACTGGAAAACTATCGAGGGAATAGCTGAGGGTGTACCATCTTGTTCTTTGGCTTATGACAGTGTTTTGAACTTGTCATTGGTAGATCTTTCGGTCTCTTCTGGTTTGTTTGAGAGCAAATCTGCCGCGCGCCGCTTGTTGAAGCAAGGGggtctttacttgaacaataacAGAGTGGATAGTGAAAATAAGAGGATCGAGGAAGCAGATATAGTGGATGGGAAAGTTCT